A genomic stretch from Effusibacillus pohliae DSM 22757 includes:
- a CDS encoding MATE family efflux transporter has protein sequence MFQNWKKILLLAIPSIVSFASMTVTGTINLILVGKLGALAIAVVGVSNIIMYNAWALFSGIGHTVNYLVAQNYGANDMKTGVGRTYMALYLCLAAGLFVLLTGAVANDDILRLMGGSGELVASGEGYLRLRFFAMVCSIFAFVFHGFFRGIEDTKTPMVISLAANLAMIFFTYGLTYGKWGFPELGLNGAGWAILLGEAIGLLCCLYVYFIRLHPRYGTRSRVMFDWAESRLILAESGKLGLQEFALSVSMFVFTMFLTRLGTNALAANEVALNVMGFGFMPAFAFGATATLLVGQEVGKGNPFTARRMGTDTAVLGSVFLLLLGLAEFSFAEPVARIYSDDPQVYKLAAELIEVSAFLQVFDGLLNFYAGGLRGIGDTTFLLKTSLVLSWLLFIPLSYLLTFVLGLHSIGAWLSLYIFLMVFGLTMMIRYYRVDWENVQMKSAGRGV, from the coding sequence ATGTTCCAGAACTGGAAAAAGATCCTGTTGCTGGCGATTCCCTCGATCGTTTCGTTCGCGTCGATGACGGTCACCGGCACGATTAATCTGATTTTGGTGGGAAAATTGGGGGCGTTGGCGATCGCCGTCGTCGGCGTATCCAACATCATCATGTATAACGCGTGGGCCCTGTTTTCCGGTATCGGCCATACGGTCAACTATCTCGTGGCGCAAAACTATGGCGCGAACGATATGAAAACAGGGGTTGGGCGTACCTACATGGCGCTCTATCTGTGTCTGGCGGCCGGGCTGTTCGTGTTGTTGACGGGGGCGGTGGCCAACGACGACATTTTGCGGCTGATGGGCGGTAGCGGCGAACTGGTGGCGTCCGGCGAGGGGTATTTGCGCCTCCGCTTTTTTGCCATGGTGTGTTCGATCTTCGCGTTTGTGTTTCACGGATTTTTCCGCGGGATCGAGGATACGAAAACGCCGATGGTGATTTCGCTTGCCGCCAATCTGGCGATGATTTTCTTTACATACGGGCTGACGTACGGAAAATGGGGCTTTCCCGAACTGGGGCTGAACGGCGCCGGCTGGGCGATTTTGCTGGGGGAAGCGATCGGGCTTCTCTGTTGTCTCTATGTATATTTTATCAGGCTGCATCCGCGTTACGGGACGCGGTCGCGAGTCATGTTCGATTGGGCGGAGTCCAGGCTGATTTTGGCGGAAAGCGGTAAATTGGGCCTGCAGGAATTCGCTTTGAGTGTTTCGATGTTCGTGTTTACCATGTTTCTTACCCGCTTGGGCACGAACGCGTTGGCGGCCAACGAAGTGGCACTGAATGTGATGGGATTCGGTTTTATGCCGGCGTTTGCGTTCGGAGCGACGGCGACGCTTCTCGTCGGGCAGGAAGTGGGGAAAGGCAACCCGTTTACGGCAAGGCGGATGGGGACTGACACAGCGGTTTTGGGCAGCGTGTTCCTGCTGCTGCTCGGACTGGCTGAATTTTCGTTCGCGGAGCCGGTGGCGCGGATTTATTCGGACGACCCGCAGGTATACAAATTGGCAGCAGAGTTGATCGAGGTGTCCGCTTTTTTGCAAGTGTTTGACGGCCTGCTCAATTTTTATGCGGGCGGCTTGCGGGGGATCGGCGACACCACGTTCCTGCTGAAAACCTCCCTGGTGCTGAGCTGGCTTCTGTTCATCCCCTTGAGCTACTTGCTGACGTTCGTCTTGGGGCTGCACAGTATCGGCGCCTGGCTGTCACTGTATATTTTTCTGATGGTGTTTGGACTGACCATGATGATTCGCTATTACCGCGTCGACTGGGAAAATGTGCAGATGAAGTCGGCGGGGCGCGGGGTGTAG